The nucleotide window GTCTGTACGGGTTGCCGTATGCCGTAGCGATGGACAAGGGATTGTTCAAGAAGTCCGGCATCGACATTACCGGCATCCTCAGCTCGGGTGGTGGCGGCACCACAGTGCGCAATATTCTCGCCAGCAAGACGCCTTACGGTGAAGTCGCGGTGTCGGCAGCCCTCGCGGCAGCGCGTCAGGGCATGGACGTCGTGATCGTCAACGTCGGCACACGCAGCGTGGCCGAAGCGTCGATGGTGACGATGCCCAATAGCGACGTGAAGTCGATTGACGATCTGGTCGGCAAAAAGGTGGCGATCACCTCGCCCAAAAGCGTATCGGAAATGCTCTTCCTGATGGCCCTGCGCGACAAGGGTATCGATCAGAGCAAGGTCACGCGCGTCGCTTCGGGCGGCTACGTCAACGGTATGACGATGCTGGAGCAGGGCGCCGTGTCGGGTGCCGTCGCCATCGAACCGCTGTCGATCGTGCGCAAGGACAAATATCGCGTGGTGTATCGCGCGGGCGATCTGCTGCATCCGATGACCACGTCGGTCGGTATCACGACGCGCGAAT belongs to Pandoraea norimbergensis and includes:
- a CDS encoding ABC transporter substrate-binding protein, translated to MTNLFKRACLTLGAAAMLLPAARAVHAEEISVTQWGNSLYGLPYAVAMDKGLFKKSGIDITGILSSGGGGTTVRNILASKTPYGEVAVSAALAAARQGMDVVIVNVGTRSVAEASMVTMPNSDVKSIDDLVGKKVAITSPKSVSEMLFLMALRDKGIDQSKVTRVASGGYVNGMTMLEQGAVSGAVAIEPLSIVRKDKYRVVYRAGDLLHPMTTSVGITTREFAKSNPDTLRAIIAGRRAGVDATYADPAGAAKILETSFKLTPAVAKEAVDNMVRSRMWSTGEFDRAELDRMVDGLKLVGEIKDNVDWSKLVDTRFLPADLKTKGTL